The genomic stretch tggtttacaccacacgcaaacgcacacacacagtgggcaacgaataaagtgaaactagatgtaatatttgtttctctctatcacgctgatagatacatgagtaaaatgtatgggaagctaacacataagtgtagtgaaaatgttcttggaagagagtaaatagccagagatagtgatttgaggaacactcatacatacatacatacatacatacatacacacacacacatacatacatacacacacacatacatacacacatacatacatacatacatatacatacatacacacacacacacatacacacacacacagtattgaagcttgagaacaatcagatacatttgcaacacatctgttgaaaatattattgttcacacacatacatatacatatatacatacagacagacagacagatagacacacacacacatgatccagcatggccacaacctcaaggctgaaacatataaaagaataacagaatataaatgtgtgcatgtgtgtgagagagagagtgtgtgtgtatatgtatgtatgtatgtatgtatgtatgtatgtatatatatataataatgcggttttttcaacagcttgaactaaaagtcagaggggaatgggataaactacttatattaacttgctataaaagcaggtagtaattttatcttgtccttattcatagtgcaagttttgaagagtgcatttcgattttaacagctatttttttcaaagctatattggaacagcctagaagacgagcctcatcctgaaagatctgtagaactcgacaaggacatcctgaaaaccctgtggaacaaaatctcatcgtaactgttgaggaactagcagagaagcttggatttggtcattcaaccattcattgagacctgtgtgctatcggaaaagtcagcaaattgggtcaatggttcctcacgaactttccgagtctaattgcatgcagagagtgaatgtatgcttttctttgctgtcacatctcaccactactgcgctatgtatatctatatatataaaactgtagttgtgtgagtgtctgtccccttcgatttagattcctaactactcccacattttgcggtgcagtttaaccaaattcgggtagcttatagtcgtgattcatatcgagcccgtctgggtattagcgcgcgtctatgatgagtctacgattttaaaaataatttaacatcattttttattccattttaatgcataatttttcgtgtgtcgatgacggcggagttggcgtccacgctcacacctgcacctgtggggaagcgagtgtaaggaaatcaacgtcgtaatgcgttgtcaaggagaccagcgttcttttagaacaacgacttcatggcttgaagacaccaaaacagaaatggctaagaaagcgtctacatgagtctacgatttaaaaaaaatttaccatcgttttttttccattttaatgcattttttcgctattatataagggaagtaactctctaaaaatgtctatgatgagtcaacgatttttcaaaaaatttaccatcatattttttccatttttaatgcattttttgctattttttggctataactctctaaaaatgcttatatagttatttcccttacaaacccgagcaacgccgggcgatactgctagtatatatatatatattatatatatatatgtatatatatgtatatatatatacatatttatttatttatctagtttcagttcacgagctgtggccatgctggggcaccgccattatatatatatatatatatatatattatatatatatatatatatatatatatatatataaatatataaacatatatataaatgcgtacatacatacgtacacgcgcacacgcactcacacatgtacaaacacatgtatgtatgcgtacacacaaTGTGAGAATCAGAAAATGATGCAATTTTTAGTTGGATTACTTTCTGTGCGCCCGTctgcacatgtagacacacacacacacacaagataaaacttgcttggaaaaggatgtgtggcgttcgatcatataataaatgcaaataaaatataaatatatgcatatatacatacatatatgtacatgcctatatatatatatgtatatatatatatactcttttactcttttacttgtttcagccatccggctgaggccatgctggggcaccgcccttgttgctaccctctctaagtccagtttgccgtggctggccactgatctaagagagagtttgtagctgctgcccttaggttaccttcgtaccttgcagtgggttcatctgggatcccggaaagcagcttgtctagatgttttttgaaaatgtccacatccgcatcatgtagatctcttagttttcttggcagtttgttgaacagctgagggcccctgaaccccaggctattacatgcatatatgtacatacctacatatatatatgtatatatatacatgcatatatggatacaggacatcaaagaaaaaacgttgaacacaatgagaaacgaaaacataaaaacaaaaatatggaaacGAACTCTtattcgaacaacgaaaaaaaaaaaaacagagaaacataaagaatattcccagggacaactgaagaaggggaatattctttatggtgtatgtctcgtttctctgtttgtttcttttttcgttgtttgaaaaaaagttcgtttcaatgttttgtttttatattttcgtttctcattgtgttcaacgcttttttgatgtcctgtacccatatatgcatgtatatctacatatatatgtacatatatatgtacataggtatgtacatatatgtatgtatatatgcatatatttatatattatttatattatatattttatatatatatatatatatatatatatatacatacatgtgtgtgtgtgactttgtgtccgtgtttgtcctctaccaacgcttgacaaccagtgttggtgtgtttgcgtcctcgtaacttaccggttcgacaaaagaggccgatgaaataagtaccagtcttaaaacgaaaataagttctggggtcgattagttcgattAAAATTCCTTAAGGTAGtacccaagcatggccgcagtctagtgactgaaacaagtaaaagaggtgttatttactcttttgctctctgtcttttacttgtttcagtcatttgactgcggccatgctggagcaccgcctttaatcgagcaactcgaccccaggacttattcttttgtaagcccagtacttattctatcggtctcttttgccgaaccgctaagtaacggggacataaacacactagcatcggttgtcaagcaatgctagggggacaaacacagacacacaaacacacacacgcatacatatatatatatacatatatacgacgggcttctttcagtttccgtctaccaaatccactcacaaggctttggtcggcccggggctatagtagaagacacttgcctaaggtgacacacagtgggactgaacccgaaaccatgtggttggtaaacaagctacttaccacacagccgtaaattttctgtatatttattcgTTCGAACGATGTAAATATTCTGGTAATTGGTGGTTATACTAGCAAACTAACGAGGGAGACTTCCGTGATGGGTCAATCTGCTAAAagcagcagccaaatatcccaaGAGTTACACAGCTTTCTGAATACTGCTGATAAAATGTACAGCTTTGATTTGGTAGATCAGTTCTGGCCTGCTCTATGCAACAACAGCGGGTAGCTCAACAAACACTTGCTAGTCTACCCAATTCCCCTGACGTACTCCTTTACACTGATGGCTCGGCTAGTGAAGGCACAACCAACGGCGACGCCGGTGTGGTGGTGCAGATACACGATGCGGTGGTCTACGAGTGGAACGCCCAGACTGGTGCTCACAGCAGCTCATTCCACTCCGAGAGAGCAGCATTTAACGAAGCCCTCCGGTGGCTACAGGCCAATGACAACTGGACATCAACAGCTATAGTCTGCGATTGCAAATCATTGGTTGAAGCGGTTGACAACCCGTTTCCCCCAGACCAGACAATTAGAGAATCGCAACAAACAGCGGACCTAGTAGCAGCTGGCAAGATTTTGACGGTGATCTGGGTGCCGGGCCATTGCAATCTCCGCGACAATGAACTCGCAGACGTTCAGGCGAAGCATAGCTCGGCGCTGTCACAACCGGATGCCGCCATCAATACAGTCATTCGTCTGGCGTTTATTCGTCGAACGTTCCAGCCAACGCCAATTCAACACCCTCGTCTGAAGGAAGTCTTCACGAAGAAGCCGGATGAAAGAACCGAAGCAGCCCTCTCGAAGGCAAACTTCACAGACATGATACGCTTCCGTAGTGGTGGTCATCATCCGGCACTCAGGCGGTGGCAAAAGATGGCAGCAAGCAGCGACACAGATCAATGCAGACTCTGTAACGAGGAGGTGGAATCTGCAGAACATCTCTGGCTGAGATGTTCGGCCCTGATCGTGGGACGCTATATCCGCCAACTATGGATGAGATGATTCGTCTCCCTTCCGCGGCCCTAGCGCTTCTGAGAGTTATCCTCAGGCGCTTGAggtgaccaacaacaacaacaacagcaaaaacaactgttgttgttgctgctgctgctactactactactactactattaccaccactaccagcaccaccactactactactactactactactactactactactactactaccaccaccaccaccaccatcaccaccaccaccaccaccaccaccaccattactactactactactactactactactactactactattacaactactactactgtcgttggac from Octopus sinensis unplaced genomic scaffold, ASM634580v1 Contig16947, whole genome shotgun sequence encodes the following:
- the LOC115230980 gene encoding uncharacterized protein LOC115230980, producing the protein MQQQRVAQQTLASLPNSPDVLLYTDGSASEGTTNGDAGVVVQIHDAVVYEWNAQTGAHSSSFHSERAAFNEALRWLQANDNWTSTAIVCDCKSLVEAVDNPFPPDQTIRESQQTADLVAAGKILTVIWVPGHCNLRDNELADVQAKHSSALSQPDAAINTVIRLAFIRRTFQPTPIQHPRLKEVFTKKPDERTEAALSKANFTDMIRFRSGGHHPALRRWQKMAASSDTDQCRLCNEEVESAEHLWLRCSALIVGRYIRQLWMR